From Scatophagus argus isolate fScaArg1 chromosome 10, fScaArg1.pri, whole genome shotgun sequence, a single genomic window includes:
- the LOC124065875 gene encoding transmembrane protein 41A-B-like, which produces MRSVAGLAAIVAAASVYLYLLSTHLPPGPQPVRPDSEGQDEGVQEYRLKFPSDLDELRELAEMLKFYKREHHGYVLLLFCSAYLYKQSFAIPGSSFLNMLAGAIFGPWEGLVLACLLTTTGSTFCFLLSSAFGKQHVVQVFPEKVALLQRKVEENRSSLFFFLLFLRFFPMTPNWFLNITCPVLNIPMPIFFFSVFIGLIPYNFICVRTGSILSEISSLDDIFSWGTLAQLLAIALMALVPGALIKRYSKAHLKVDGLDSNGASQAEIRQDRKRR; this is translated from the exons ATGCGCTCCGTGGCGGGACTGGCTGCCATCGTGGCGGCGGCAAGTGTCTACCTCTACCTGCTGTCCACCCATCTTCCCCCGGGACCGCAGCCCGTCCGGCCGGACTCCGAGGGGCAGGACGAGGGGGTCCAGGAGTACAG GCTGAAGTTCCCGTCGGATCTGGATGAGCTGCGGGAGCTCGCGGAGATGCTCAAGTTTTATAAAAGAGAACATCACGGCTACgttctgctgctgttctgcagcGCTTACCTCTACAAACAGTCCTTCGCCATCCCTGGCTCCTCCTTCCTG AACATGTTGGCTGGTGCGATATTCGGGCCCTGGGAGGGTCTGGTCTTGGCCTGCCTGCTCACCACTACTGGCTCCACATTCTGTTTCTTGCTCTCCTCTGCGTTTGGAAAGCAACACGTGGTTCAGGTCTTCCCTGAGAAGGTGGCCCTGCTGCAGAGGAAG gtGGAGGAAAATCGTAGCAGCttgttcttctttctccttttcctccgtTTCTTTCCTATGACTCCTAACTGGTTCCTTAACATCACCTGTCCTGTCCTCAACATCCCTATGcccattttcttcttctctgtgttcaTAG GTTTGATCCCCTACAACTTCATCTGTGTTCGCACGGGCTCCATCCTCTCAGAGATCTCCTCTCTGGATGATATCTTCTCCTGGGGGACGCTGGCCCAGCTCCTGGCCATCGCTCTCATGGCTCTCGTCCCCGGAGCGCTCATCAAACGTTACAGCAAAGCTCACCTCAAGGTGGATGGCTTGGACAGTAATGGAGCCAGCCAGGCTGAAATCAggcaggacaggaagagaagatGA
- the bean1 gene encoding protein BEAN1 — protein sequence MLMKLICSVSSNQSHGEYPDCRSERESGGEASLLVSPLVVAGIVIGLVLFLSCITIIVGSLRKDSRLRNPQLRASYGLDGFSYGGSVGELRSTCLEDFPPGLDFDSFRETLSQVNSLYPDSPPRYDECVGPGSTQIYIPTDDPPPYSLLDPCQRGVEQEEQPNYTSLDPSPYCGETSASAAWFSPSHYPLGLQEQEHQQISSISFPLEAAPPYESVLAEQGQPLPLMPCDLYKHQSERGDDGNSQQPGANHILQDN from the exons TGAGCTCCAACCAGAGCCATGGGGAGTACCCAGACTGCCGGAGTGAGAGGGAGTCGGGAGGGGAGGCGTCTCTCCTGGTGTCTCCGCTGGTGGTGGCGGGGATCGTTATAGGTcttgttctcttcctctcctgcatcACCATCATCGTCGGCAGCCTGCGCAAAGACAGTCGACTCCGAAACCCACAACTCCGAGCAAGTTACG GTCTGGACGGTTTTTCTTATGGTGGTTCAGTAGGAGAACTGAGGTCTACCTGCTTAGAAGACTTTCCTCCTGGTTTAGACTTTGATTCATTCAGAGAGACTCTGTCACAGGTCAACAGTCTGTACCCCGACTCCCCACCACG TTACGATGAGTGTGTTGGTCCGGGTTCAACTCAGATCTACATACCTACAGATGACCCGCCTCCTTACTCCCTACTGGACCCCTGTCAGAGAGgggtggagcaggaggagcagcctAACTACACCAGTCTGGATCCCTCTCCATACTGTGGAGAGACCTCAGCCAGCGCTGCCTGGTTCTCCCCCTCCCACTATCCACTGGGactgcaggagcaggagcacCAACAAATCTCATCCATCTCCTTCCCGCTGGAGGCGGCGCCGCCTTACGAGTCAGTGTTGGCCGAACAGGGACAGCCCCTCCCTCTCATGCCATGTGACCTTTATAAACACCAATCGGAGAGGGGGGATGATGGCAACTCCCAGCAACCGGGCGCAAACCACATTTTGCAAGAcaattaa